A stretch of the Archangium violaceum genome encodes the following:
- a CDS encoding Mu transposase domain-containing protein, whose protein sequence is MMAPSPSLLHVRSSSLMSIKQPAPDPLIFVDAHQPAGPNLHQQACAVTLDMTLESFLKGHVLAFQALGGVPRALLYDNLKSVVLERAGDAIRFHPRLLELAGHYHFAPKPCAPYRGNEKGKVERTIRYLRDSFFAARTFSGVDDLNAQAARWTAEVAHARQLPGDVTGRTVATALEEERPRLLPMPAHPFPTDVVRPVASGKTPYVRFDSNDYSIPHTLVKKPLTLVASETRVRVLDGTEEVASHPRCFEKGRTLEQPGHLAALADAKARAHELRGRDLLRASCQQAEGFLAALAQRDVSLSHHTAQLLKLLELHGARALDEALAEALRKGAVSAHAVAHLLEQRARRQRQPPPLTVVLPDDPRIAASRTRPHSLADYDRLLDKDSSDDHSTR, encoded by the coding sequence ATGATGGCTCCATCACCGAGCCTGCTCCATGTCCGCTCATCCTCGTTGATGTCCATCAAGCAGCCTGCTCCGGACCCGCTCATCTTCGTCGATGCCCATCAACCAGCCGGTCCAAATCTCCATCAACAAGCGTGCGCGGTAACACTCGACATGACGCTGGAGAGCTTCCTCAAGGGCCACGTGCTGGCCTTCCAGGCGCTGGGGGGCGTGCCGCGCGCGCTGCTGTACGACAACTTGAAGTCCGTGGTGCTCGAGCGCGCCGGCGACGCCATCCGCTTCCACCCGCGCCTGCTGGAATTGGCCGGCCACTACCACTTCGCCCCCAAGCCCTGTGCCCCCTACCGCGGCAATGAGAAGGGCAAGGTGGAGCGCACCATCCGCTACCTGCGCGACTCCTTCTTCGCCGCGCGCACCTTCAGCGGCGTGGATGACCTCAACGCTCAAGCGGCGCGGTGGACGGCCGAGGTGGCCCACGCGCGCCAATTGCCCGGCGATGTCACCGGGCGCACCGTCGCCACGGCCCTCGAGGAGGAGCGCCCGCGGCTGCTGCCCATGCCCGCCCACCCGTTTCCCACGGACGTGGTGCGCCCCGTCGCCTCCGGCAAGACGCCCTACGTGCGCTTCGACTCCAACGACTACTCCATTCCACACACCCTGGTGAAGAAGCCCCTCACCCTCGTGGCCTCCGAGACACGCGTGCGCGTGCTGGACGGCACCGAGGAGGTGGCCTCCCATCCGCGCTGCTTCGAGAAGGGCCGCACCCTGGAGCAGCCCGGCCACCTCGCCGCCCTCGCCGACGCCAAGGCCCGCGCGCACGAGCTGCGCGGCCGGGACTTGCTGCGCGCCTCCTGCCAGCAGGCGGAGGGCTTCCTCGCCGCCCTCGCTCAGCGCGACGTCTCGCTCTCACACCACACGGCGCAGTTGCTGAAGTTGCTGGAGCTCCACGGCGCACGTGCCCTGGATGAGGCCCTCGCCGAGGCCCTGCGCAAGGGGGCGGTGAGCGCCCACGCCGTGGCCCACCTGCTGGAGCAGCGCGCTCGCCGCCAGCGTCAGCCTCCACCCCTCACCGTGGTGCTGCCGGATGACCCGCGCATCGCCGCCTCCCGTACCCGCCCCCACTCCCTCGCCGACTACGACCGCCTCCTCGACAAGGACTCCTCCGATGACCACTCCACTCGCTGA